Proteins from a single region of Melanotaenia boesemani isolate fMelBoe1 chromosome 3, fMelBoe1.pri, whole genome shotgun sequence:
- the ncoa5 gene encoding nuclear receptor coactivator 5 isoform X5, whose product MAVERRQAKPQSQQSPPRRAPYSKELRPRSRSPIYGRDGRDPRDSRDGRDSGREPRPGSHSRDPDYRYRGSESRDKDLRGDPRDSAYRDDYDRYYRSGSAAEDYYRRKDEPYRDPYVDPWNGRRETGVVDDRARPEERRRNELYRQYYEELQRRYDTDRPVDCSVIVVNKAQNREYAETVGRKVRDLGMVVDLIFLNTEVSLTQALEDVGRARTPFAIIITQQHQVHRSCTVNILFGTPQEHRNMPMQDAMMLVAHNYDTYKVENREKEREEIARKAAKMADDVLLREPDREGHPISLLTAITLLSENRFLTPEELDSLVAYLKDKRARLVRSSGGDPLAASVHVGASAGVHHDVPLSAAGLPPSTHKAPQSGHHSLSSASSTSANPSHQQELQAKILSLFNSGSGSGTSGLAPPAPQSHPYSSLGPSPSQNPSRQPMSGPPGPVSQGYGTPQGRSPVTPVGQRAPAAASGINFDNPSVQKALDTLIQSGPSLNSLVGPGASQQPPPRPAPSMSQVPPMSMYPRHY is encoded by the exons ATGGCAGTGGAGCGACGGCAAGCTAAACCTCAATCCCAGCAGAGCCCTCCACGAAG GGCCCCGTACAGCAAAGAGCTCCGGCCTCGGTCACGCTCACCCATTTACGGGCGCGACGGACGTGATCCGCGAGACAGCCGTGATGGGAGGGACTCTGGTAGAGAGCCGCGACCAGGGAGCCACTCTCGTGATCCCGATTATCGGTACCGTGGCTCTGAGAGCAGAGACAAGGACCTCAGGGGTGATCCACGGGATTCTGCATACAG AGATGATTATGACAGATACTACCGCAGTGGCAGTGCCGCAGAGGACTACTACCGAAGGAAGGATGAACCTTACAGGGATCCTTATGTGGATCCCTGGAATGGACGGCGTGAGACAGGAG TAGTAGATGACCGCGCCCGTCCTGAAGAGCGTCGCCGTAATGAACTCTATCGACAGTACTATGAAGAACTGCAGCGGCGCTACGACACTGACCGCCCTGTCGACTGCTCCGTGATCGTAGTCAACAAGGCGCAGAA taGGGAGTATGCTGAGACGGTCGGGCGGAAAGTCCGTGATTTGGGAATGGTGGTGGATCTGATCTTCCTCAATACAGAAGTGTCTCTCACCCAGGCGCTGGAGGATGTAGGCAGAGCCCGCACTCCCTTTGCCATCATCATTACCCAGCAGCACCAGGTTCACCGGTCCTGCACAGTTAACATCCTGTTTGGCACACCTCAAG AGCATCGAAACATGCCTATGCAGGACGCCATGATGTTGGTTGCCCACAACTATGACACCTACAAAGTGGAAAACCGTGAGAAAGAACGTGAGGAGATCGCCAGAAAAGCAGCCAAGATGGCGGATGATGTGCTACTCAGGGAACCTGACAGAGAGGGTCACCCCATTTCACTTCTCACTGCCATCACCCTGCTGTCAGAAAACAG GTTTTTAACTCCAGAGGAACTGGACAGTCTTGTTGCGTACCTGAAGGACAAAAGAGCTCGTCTGGTACGAAGCAGTGGAGGAGATCCTCTTGCAG CTTCAGTCCACGTTGGAGCTTCTGCAGGAGTTCATCATGATGTCCCACTGTCAGCTGCAGGACTCCCACCGTCTACTCACAAAGCCCCACAGTCCGGACACCACAGCCTGTCATCAGCTTCCAGCACCTCAGCTAACCCCAGTCACCAGCAGGAGCTGCAGGCCAAAATCCTCAGTCTGTTTAACAGCGGCTCTGGGTCAGGCACCAGTGGCCTCGCCCCTCCTGCCCCCCAGTCACACCCTTACAGCTCTCTTGGCCCTTCTCCGTCCCAAAACCCCTCTCGCCAACCTATGTCCGGGCCACCTGGACCTGTATCCCAGGGTTACGGCACGCCACAAGGCCGCTCGCCTGTAACACCAGTTGGTCAGAGGGctcctgcagctgcttcagGCATTAATTTTGAcaacccgagtgtccagaaagCTCTTGACACACTCATTCAGAGTGGACCATCTCTCAACAGTCTGGTAGGGCCTGGGGCTTCTCAGCAGCCGCCCCCAAGACCAGCCCCCAGCATGAGTCAGGTCCCACCCATGTCTATGTATCCCCGACATTACTGA
- the ncoa5 gene encoding nuclear receptor coactivator 5 isoform X4 — protein MCRYLNKHGLICTLKKKTNKTLVLVLVSSLDVPVTSCSISLALKSPPVRLIINFSLRAPYSKELRPRSRSPIYGRDGRDPRDSRDGRDSGREPRPGSHSRDPDYRYRGSESRDKDLRGDPRDSAYRDDYDRYYRSGSAAEDYYRRKDEPYRDPYVDPWNGRRETGVVDDRARPEERRRNELYRQYYEELQRRYDTDRPVDCSVIVVNKAQNREYAETVGRKVRDLGMVVDLIFLNTEVSLTQALEDVGRARTPFAIIITQQHQVHRSCTVNILFGTPQEHRNMPMQDAMMLVAHNYDTYKVENREKEREEIARKAAKMADDVLLREPDREGHPISLLTAITLLSENRFLTPEELDSLVAYLKDKRARLVRSSGGDPLAASVHVGASAGVHHDVPLSAAGLPPSTHKAPQSGHHSLSSASSTSANPSHQQELQAKILSLFNSGSGSGTSGLAPPAPQSHPYSSLGPSPSQNPSRQPMSGPPGPVSQGYGTPQGRSPVTPVGQRAPAAASGINFDNPSVQKALDTLIQSGPSLNSLVGPGASQQPPPRPAPSMSQVPPMSMYPRHY, from the exons ATGTGCAGATATCTTAATAAACACGGGTTAAtttgtactttaaaaaaaaaaacaaacaaaactttagtCCTCGTCCTTGTCAGCAGTCTTGACGTTCCTGTAACCAGCTGCAGTATTTCATTGGCACTTAAATCTCCTCCTGTTAGGCTGATTATCAACTTTTCCCTCAGGGCCCCGTACAGCAAAGAGCTCCGGCCTCGGTCACGCTCACCCATTTACGGGCGCGACGGACGTGATCCGCGAGACAGCCGTGATGGGAGGGACTCTGGTAGAGAGCCGCGACCAGGGAGCCACTCTCGTGATCCCGATTATCGGTACCGTGGCTCTGAGAGCAGAGACAAGGACCTCAGGGGTGATCCACGGGATTCTGCATACAG AGATGATTATGACAGATACTACCGCAGTGGCAGTGCCGCAGAGGACTACTACCGAAGGAAGGATGAACCTTACAGGGATCCTTATGTGGATCCCTGGAATGGACGGCGTGAGACAGGAG TAGTAGATGACCGCGCCCGTCCTGAAGAGCGTCGCCGTAATGAACTCTATCGACAGTACTATGAAGAACTGCAGCGGCGCTACGACACTGACCGCCCTGTCGACTGCTCCGTGATCGTAGTCAACAAGGCGCAGAA taGGGAGTATGCTGAGACGGTCGGGCGGAAAGTCCGTGATTTGGGAATGGTGGTGGATCTGATCTTCCTCAATACAGAAGTGTCTCTCACCCAGGCGCTGGAGGATGTAGGCAGAGCCCGCACTCCCTTTGCCATCATCATTACCCAGCAGCACCAGGTTCACCGGTCCTGCACAGTTAACATCCTGTTTGGCACACCTCAAG AGCATCGAAACATGCCTATGCAGGACGCCATGATGTTGGTTGCCCACAACTATGACACCTACAAAGTGGAAAACCGTGAGAAAGAACGTGAGGAGATCGCCAGAAAAGCAGCCAAGATGGCGGATGATGTGCTACTCAGGGAACCTGACAGAGAGGGTCACCCCATTTCACTTCTCACTGCCATCACCCTGCTGTCAGAAAACAG GTTTTTAACTCCAGAGGAACTGGACAGTCTTGTTGCGTACCTGAAGGACAAAAGAGCTCGTCTGGTACGAAGCAGTGGAGGAGATCCTCTTGCAG CTTCAGTCCACGTTGGAGCTTCTGCAGGAGTTCATCATGATGTCCCACTGTCAGCTGCAGGACTCCCACCGTCTACTCACAAAGCCCCACAGTCCGGACACCACAGCCTGTCATCAGCTTCCAGCACCTCAGCTAACCCCAGTCACCAGCAGGAGCTGCAGGCCAAAATCCTCAGTCTGTTTAACAGCGGCTCTGGGTCAGGCACCAGTGGCCTCGCCCCTCCTGCCCCCCAGTCACACCCTTACAGCTCTCTTGGCCCTTCTCCGTCCCAAAACCCCTCTCGCCAACCTATGTCCGGGCCACCTGGACCTGTATCCCAGGGTTACGGCACGCCACAAGGCCGCTCGCCTGTAACACCAGTTGGTCAGAGGGctcctgcagctgcttcagGCATTAATTTTGAcaacccgagtgtccagaaagCTCTTGACACACTCATTCAGAGTGGACCATCTCTCAACAGTCTGGTAGGGCCTGGGGCTTCTCAGCAGCCGCCCCCAAGACCAGCCCCCAGCATGAGTCAGGTCCCACCCATGTCTATGTATCCCCGACATTACTGA